The following are from one region of the Paracoccus sp. S3-43 genome:
- a CDS encoding acetolactate synthase 3 large subunit translates to MSRMMTGARMVVEALRDQGVDTVFGYPGGAVLPIYDEIFQQNDITHVLVRHEQGAVHMAEGYARSTGKPGVVLVTSGPGATNAVTGLTDALLDSIPLVVLSGQVPTFMIGTDGFQEADTVGITRPCTKHNWLVKDTDRLAETIHKAFQVATSGRPGPVLVDIPKDVQFASGAYVGPKQVEPARYQPVRKGDIQAITRLVELIEGAERPILYTGGGVINSGPGASQLLRELADATGFPVTSTLMGLGAYPASGKNWLGMLGMHGLYEANLAMHGCDLMINIGARFDDRITGRVADFSPHSVKAHIDIDPSSINKVIRVDIPIVGDVGHVLEDLLKVWKSRGRKVNGPALREWWAQIEGWKARKCLAYRNSDSLIKPQYALERLEALTKGRDRYITTEVGQHQMWAAQYLHFDQPNRWMTSGGLGTMGYGLPASIGVQMAHPEALVINVAGDASWLMNMQEMGTAVQFRLPVKQFILNNERLGMVRQWQQLLHGERYSQSWSDSLPDFVKLADAFGCKGAVVKDPKGLDEAIQQMLDYDGPFILDVLVEKHENCFPMIPSGKPHNEMLLGEAATFGVIESEGAVLV, encoded by the coding sequence ATGTCCCGAATGATGACGGGTGCAAGAATGGTTGTCGAAGCCTTGCGCGATCAGGGCGTCGATACGGTATTCGGCTATCCGGGCGGGGCGGTGCTACCCATCTATGACGAGATTTTCCAGCAGAACGACATCACCCATGTCCTGGTGCGCCACGAACAGGGCGCGGTCCACATGGCCGAAGGCTATGCCCGGTCCACGGGCAAGCCGGGGGTCGTGCTGGTCACCTCGGGTCCGGGCGCGACGAATGCCGTCACCGGGCTGACCGACGCGCTGCTGGATTCGATCCCGCTGGTCGTGCTGTCGGGCCAGGTTCCGACCTTCATGATCGGCACCGACGGCTTCCAGGAGGCCGATACGGTCGGCATCACCCGCCCCTGCACCAAGCACAACTGGCTGGTCAAGGACACCGACAGGCTGGCCGAGACGATCCACAAGGCCTTCCAGGTCGCCACCTCGGGGCGGCCGGGGCCGGTGCTGGTCGATATTCCGAAGGACGTGCAGTTCGCCAGCGGCGCCTATGTCGGGCCGAAGCAGGTGGAACCCGCCCGCTATCAGCCGGTCCGCAAGGGCGACATCCAGGCGATCACCCGGCTGGTGGAACTGATAGAGGGGGCGGAACGACCGATCCTCTATACCGGCGGCGGCGTCATCAATTCCGGTCCCGGCGCCAGCCAGCTTTTGCGCGAACTGGCGGATGCGACCGGATTCCCGGTGACCTCGACCCTGATGGGGCTGGGCGCCTATCCGGCATCGGGCAAGAACTGGCTGGGAATGCTGGGGATGCACGGGCTGTACGAGGCGAACCTGGCGATGCATGGCTGCGACCTGATGATCAATATCGGCGCGCGCTTCGACGACCGCATCACCGGGCGCGTGGCCGATTTCAGCCCGCATTCGGTCAAGGCGCATATCGACATCGACCCGTCCAGCATCAACAAGGTGATCCGGGTCGACATCCCCATCGTCGGCGATGTGGGCCATGTCCTGGAGGATCTGCTGAAGGTCTGGAAATCGCGCGGCCGCAAGGTCAACGGCCCGGCCCTGCGCGAGTGGTGGGCGCAGATCGAGGGCTGGAAGGCCAGGAAATGCCTTGCCTATCGCAACAGCGATTCGCTGATCAAGCCGCAATACGCCCTGGAACGGCTGGAGGCGCTGACCAAGGGCCGCGACCGTTACATCACGACCGAGGTCGGCCAGCACCAGATGTGGGCGGCGCAATACCTGCATTTCGACCAGCCGAATCGCTGGATGACCTCGGGCGGGCTGGGGACCATGGGTTACGGGTTGCCCGCCAGCATCGGCGTGCAGATGGCCCATCCCGAAGCCCTGGTCATCAATGTCGCGGGCGATGCCAGCTGGCTGATGAACATGCAGGAAATGGGCACGGCGGTGCAGTTCCGCCTGCCGGTCAAGCAGTTCATCCTGAACAACGAACGGCTGGGCATGGTGCGGCAATGGCAGCAATTGCTGCATGGAGAGCGTTACAGCCAGTCCTGGTCGGACAGCCTGCCCGATTTCGTCAAGCTGGCGGACGCCTTCGGCTGCAAGGGCGCGGTGGTCAAGGATCCGAAAGGTCTGGACGAGGCGATCCAGCAGATGCTGGATTACGACGGCCCGTTCATCCTGGATGTCCTGGTCGAGAAGCACGAGAACTGCTTCCCGATGATCCCCTCGGGCAAGCCGCATAACGAGATGCTGCTGGGCGAGGCCGCGACATTCGGGGTGATCGAATCGGAAGGCGCGGTGCTGGTTTGA
- a CDS encoding glutamine-synthetase adenylyltransferase, translated as MDFAARITRHPIAADPDRARHVLALFLTLDPALDPALSDLIGGAAGCSPYLAGLLAKEADWLPGALNHDDVVARETAGFEALSPDDLAVALRRAKRRVALLTALADLGGVWPLEQVTGTLSDLADRAVDLALRVQVAQERRRGKLPETAADAGGLFALAMGKGGARELNYSSDIDLIVLFDETAYAGSDQQEARAALIRATRKMATMLSDVTEHGYVFRTDLRLRPDAAVTPVCISTAAALAYYEAEGRTWERAAFIKARAAAGDVAAGERFLRELRPFVWRKHLDFAAIQDAHDMRLRIRDHKGLGGRLEIPGHNLKLGRGGIREIEFFTQTRQLIAGGRDPDLRRRDTVGGLAALADKGWIPADVARQLTDHYREHRDIEHRIQMVNDAQTHCLPRDAAGVALIAAMMGDADAEAWSARLRARLEHVHDLTDSFFSPADTAARPAISAESQAIIDRWQTYPALRSTRAQQIFRRVEPELLSRMARTGHPNEALSRFDAFLSALPAGVQIFSLFEANPQLIDLLVDICGSAPGLAAYLTRHSAVLDAVLGGSFFSPWPGARGLRADADRLLHSALTGPGGGYEAALDTARRWAHEWHFRVGVHHLRGLIDADEAAVQYADIADACLGALFPVTAADFTRKHGPPPGRGAVVLGMGSLGARSLNAGSDLDLIVIYDAAGTESSDGPRPLAARPYYARLTQAMITAVSAPTAEGRLYEVDMRLRPSGRQGPVATAIQSFESYQMTEAWTWEHLALTRARVAAWAGDRAEELAHDVEALRLEVLRSRGRDPRVMPDLADMRERIFAARPLDGAWEAKVGPGRLQDIDLLAQSLALRAGDPARGTLAQLRAGRRAGLIAAADADRLGSIWRFLWRLHASGRLLTTKPLDMEEIGLGGQELLLRESGAAGVDDLARRLRDHCAEAASLIDAALPVDVG; from the coding sequence ATGGATTTCGCAGCCCGCATCACCCGCCACCCGATCGCCGCCGACCCCGACCGGGCGCGGCATGTGCTTGCCCTGTTCCTGACCCTGGATCCGGCGCTTGATCCGGCCCTGTCGGACCTGATCGGCGGTGCCGCCGGATGCAGCCCCTATCTGGCGGGACTGCTGGCGAAAGAGGCGGACTGGCTGCCCGGCGCGCTGAACCATGACGACGTGGTCGCGCGCGAGACGGCGGGATTCGAGGCCCTGTCCCCCGACGACCTGGCGGTGGCCCTGCGCCGGGCCAAGCGCCGCGTGGCGCTGTTGACCGCCCTGGCCGATCTGGGCGGTGTCTGGCCGCTGGAACAGGTGACGGGCACGCTGTCCGACCTGGCCGACCGCGCCGTCGACCTGGCGCTGCGGGTCCAGGTCGCCCAGGAACGCCGGCGCGGCAAGCTGCCCGAAACCGCTGCCGATGCGGGCGGCCTCTTCGCCCTGGCGATGGGCAAGGGCGGCGCGCGCGAGCTGAACTACAGCTCGGACATCGACCTGATCGTGCTGTTCGATGAAACCGCCTATGCGGGATCCGACCAGCAGGAGGCGCGCGCCGCGTTGATCCGGGCCACGCGCAAGATGGCGACGATGCTGTCGGACGTGACCGAGCACGGCTATGTCTTCCGAACCGACCTGCGGCTGCGGCCCGACGCGGCGGTGACTCCGGTCTGCATCTCGACCGCCGCCGCCCTGGCCTATTACGAGGCCGAGGGACGAACCTGGGAACGCGCGGCCTTCATCAAGGCGCGGGCGGCGGCGGGCGACGTCGCGGCGGGCGAACGCTTCCTGCGTGAATTGCGCCCCTTCGTCTGGCGCAAGCATCTGGACTTCGCGGCGATCCAGGACGCCCACGACATGCGCCTGCGGATCCGCGACCACAAGGGCCTGGGCGGGCGGCTGGAGATTCCCGGCCACAACCTGAAGCTGGGTCGCGGCGGCATCCGCGAGATCGAATTCTTCACCCAGACCCGCCAGTTGATCGCGGGCGGGCGCGACCCGGACCTGCGCCGGCGCGACACGGTGGGCGGGCTGGCGGCCTTGGCGGACAAGGGGTGGATCCCTGCGGATGTGGCGCGGCAGCTGACCGATCACTATCGCGAACATCGCGACATCGAACACCGCATCCAGATGGTGAACGACGCCCAGACCCATTGCCTGCCGCGCGATGCGGCCGGGGTGGCGCTGATCGCGGCGATGATGGGCGATGCCGACGCCGAGGCCTGGTCCGCCCGGCTGCGCGCGCGGCTGGAACATGTCCACGATCTGACCGACAGCTTCTTCTCGCCCGCAGATACGGCGGCGCGCCCCGCGATCTCGGCGGAATCGCAGGCGATCATCGACCGCTGGCAGACCTATCCCGCGCTGCGGTCCACCCGCGCGCAGCAGATCTTCCGCCGCGTCGAACCGGAACTGCTGTCGCGCATGGCCCGCACCGGCCACCCGAACGAGGCGCTGTCGCGCTTCGACGCCTTCCTGTCGGCGCTGCCCGCTGGCGTGCAGATCTTTTCCCTGTTCGAGGCCAATCCCCAACTGATCGACCTGCTGGTCGACATCTGCGGCAGCGCGCCGGGCCTTGCCGCCTATCTGACCCGGCATTCGGCCGTCCTGGACGCGGTGCTGGGGGGCAGCTTCTTTTCGCCCTGGCCGGGCGCGCGGGGGCTGCGCGCCGATGCCGACCGGCTGCTGCATTCCGCGCTGACCGGGCCGGGCGGCGGATACGAGGCCGCCTTGGACACTGCCCGCCGCTGGGCGCATGAATGGCATTTCCGGGTCGGCGTCCATCACCTGCGCGGGCTGATCGACGCGGACGAGGCCGCCGTCCAATATGCCGATATCGCCGATGCCTGCCTGGGCGCGCTGTTTCCCGTCACCGCCGCCGATTTCACCCGCAAGCATGGGCCGCCGCCGGGGCGGGGGGCGGTGGTGCTGGGCATGGGCTCGCTGGGCGCGCGCAGCCTGAACGCGGGATCCGATCTGGACCTGATCGTGATCTATGACGCGGCGGGGACCGAATCCTCGGACGGGCCGCGCCCGCTGGCGGCGCGCCCCTATTACGCGCGGCTGACCCAGGCGATGATCACCGCCGTGTCGGCCCCCACGGCCGAGGGGCGGCTTTATGAGGTGGACATGCGCCTGCGCCCGTCGGGGCGGCAGGGTCCGGTCGCGACCGCGATCCAGAGCTTCGAGAGCTATCAGATGACCGAGGCCTGGACCTGGGAACATCTGGCCCTGACCCGCGCCCGCGTCGCGGCCTGGGCGGGCGACAGGGCCGAGGAACTGGCCCATGATGTCGAGGCGCTGCGGCTGGAGGTCTTGCGCAGTCGCGGCCGCGATCCGCGCGTGATGCCGGATCTGGCGGACATGCGCGAACGCATCTTCGCCGCCCGTCCGCTGGATGGCGCGTGGGAGGCCAAGGTCGGGCCGGGGCGGCTGCAGGACATCGACCTGCTGGCGCAATCGCTGGCGCTGCGGGCGGGCGATCCGGCGCGGGGGACGCTGGCGCAACTGCGCGCGGGGCGGCGGGCCGGGCTGATCGCTGCGGCGGATGCGGACCGGCTGGGGTCGATCTGGCGGTTTCTGTGGCGGCTTCACGCCTCGGGGCGGCTGCTGACCACGAAGCCGCTGGACATGGAGGAGATCGGCTTGGGCGGACAGGAATTGCTGCTGCGCGAAAGCGGCGCGGCCGGCGTGGACGACCTGGCCCGGCGGCTGCGCGACCACTGCGCCGAGGCCGCGTCCCTGATCGACGCGGCCCTGCCGGTCGATGTGGGCTGA
- the carA gene encoding glutamine-hydrolyzing carbamoyl-phosphate synthase small subunit, giving the protein MANKPTACLALADGTVFYGQGFGAPGEVVAELVFNTAMTGYQEIMTDPSYASQIVTFTFPHIGNTGVTPEDDEAPDPVASGIVVRWDPTQPSNWRAAGALPDWMARRGRIGMGGVDTRRLTRAIRQQGAPHVVLAHDPDGNFDIAAMVARARAWTGIVGLDLAKDVTCRQGYRWDQGAWEWGKGFGTQPGRKPFKVVALDYGAKRNILRSLVAYGADVTVLPATATAEEVLAHDPEGVFLSNGPGDPEATGEYAVPMIQTLLDRDLPIFGICLGHQMLALALGARTVKMGHGHHGANHPVRDTETGKVEITSMNHGFAVDSQTLPLGVIETHVSLFDGSNCGIRVQGKPVFSVQYHPEAAPGPQDSLYLFQRFADAMRSRRAGA; this is encoded by the coding sequence ATGGCCAACAAACCGACCGCCTGCCTTGCGCTTGCCGACGGGACAGTCTTCTACGGCCAGGGCTTCGGCGCCCCCGGAGAGGTCGTGGCCGAACTGGTCTTCAACACCGCGATGACCGGCTATCAAGAGATCATGACCGATCCCAGCTATGCCAGCCAGATCGTCACCTTCACCTTTCCCCATATCGGCAATACCGGCGTCACGCCCGAGGATGACGAGGCCCCCGATCCCGTCGCCAGCGGCATCGTCGTCCGCTGGGATCCGACCCAGCCGTCGAACTGGCGCGCGGCGGGCGCCCTGCCCGACTGGATGGCCCGGCGCGGCCGCATCGGCATGGGCGGCGTCGACACCCGCCGCCTGACCCGCGCGATCCGCCAGCAGGGCGCGCCGCATGTGGTGCTGGCCCATGACCCGGACGGCAATTTCGACATCGCCGCGATGGTCGCCCGCGCCCGCGCCTGGACCGGCATCGTCGGGCTGGATCTGGCCAAGGATGTCACCTGCCGCCAAGGCTATCGCTGGGACCAGGGCGCCTGGGAATGGGGCAAGGGCTTCGGCACCCAGCCCGGACGGAAGCCCTTCAAGGTCGTGGCCCTGGATTATGGCGCGAAACGCAACATCCTGCGGTCGCTGGTGGCTTACGGCGCCGATGTGACCGTCCTGCCCGCCACCGCCACGGCCGAGGAGGTTCTGGCCCATGACCCCGAGGGCGTGTTCCTGTCGAACGGTCCCGGCGACCCCGAGGCGACGGGCGAATATGCCGTGCCGATGATCCAGACCCTGCTGGACCGCGACTTGCCGATCTTCGGCATCTGCCTGGGCCACCAGATGCTGGCGCTGGCGCTTGGCGCGCGGACGGTGAAGATGGGCCACGGCCATCACGGCGCGAACCATCCGGTGCGCGACACCGAAACCGGCAAGGTCGAGATCACCTCGATGAACCACGGCTTCGCGGTGGACAGCCAGACCCTGCCTCTGGGCGTGATCGAAACCCATGTCAGCCTGTTCGACGGCAGCAATTGCGGCATCCGGGTTCAGGGCAAGCCGGTGTTCTCGGTGCAATACCACCCCGAGGCCGCGCCGGGGCCGCAGGACAGCCTGTATCTGTTCCAGCGTTTCGCCGACGCCATGCGCAGCCGCCGCGCGGGCGCTTAA
- a CDS encoding GatB/YqeY domain-containing protein, giving the protein MDLRARLQAATKEAMKAKDSARLSTLRLIGAAIKDKEIAARTGDGDGTLTDADLIAILSKMVKQRQESAKAYEEGGRLELAQKEEAEIAIIQEFLPRQLTEAEATAAIDAAIAALGATGIRDVGRVMAELRDHHAGQMDFGAVGPMVKARLLN; this is encoded by the coding sequence ATGGACCTGCGAGCCAGGCTGCAAGCCGCCACCAAGGAAGCCATGAAGGCCAAGGACAGCGCGCGGCTGTCCACGCTGCGCCTGATCGGCGCCGCCATCAAGGACAAGGAAATCGCCGCCCGCACCGGCGACGGCGACGGCACGCTGACCGACGCCGACCTGATCGCGATCCTGTCGAAGATGGTCAAGCAGCGCCAGGAATCCGCCAAGGCCTATGAGGAAGGCGGCCGGCTGGAGCTGGCCCAGAAGGAAGAGGCCGAGATCGCCATCATCCAGGAGTTCCTCCCCCGGCAATTGACCGAGGCCGAAGCCACCGCGGCCATCGACGCCGCCATCGCCGCGCTTGGCGCGACGGGCATCCGCGATGTGGGACGCGTGATGGCGGAACTGCGCGACCACCATGCCGGGCAGATGGATTTCGGCGCCGTCGGGCCGATGGTCAAGGCGCGGCTGCTGAACTGA
- a CDS encoding glycosyltransferase, whose protein sequence is MVSPQPVAFVPHDAAPAPTMAPRHQAPLGQLLLEDGAVDPGNLLKASVMRGRQDSRLGQILLSQGWVTPEALLRALCRQWRTSALDPARTPGDPRLIDALGAEFCLANAILPWRRIGGVTWIATARPELFADLIPGLPDSFGKVRMLLCSEDQVQAAVLASRRIAMIRKAEMRVPAAESCRSRNEARTGRIALGVMAGLALGLWLVPVAVLSALTLWATLSLIAQSGLKLAALVASRRIQAEERAQSEDLAQGRAARAEMTGPLPVISVMVPLFRESDVAGKLVVRLSRLDYPRELMDILLVIEASDQVTRNALQGARLPGWIRVVEVPNGPVQTKPRALNYALNFCRGAIIGVWDAEDRPDPDQLHTVARRFHFAATDVACLQGALDYYNPRTNWLARCFTIEYAAWFRVILPGVARLGLVVPLGGTTLFFRRDALEQVGAWDAWNVTEDADLGVRLARRGWRTEIIDTTTDEEANCRALPWIKQRSRWLKGYAMTWGVHMRNPRLLWRELGAWRFIGFQIQFLGSLSQYLLAPILWSFWLLSLGLPHPLREPLAGVWGGYAIPALFGTFVASELLSIGVGMWAVRADKHRHLIYWVPSLHLYFPLGCLAGWKAIYEVVVKPFYWDKTAHGIYDAADAAVTLPEGTVSIPLLGQIGDPASAVRRAAPAPLVDIAAPPAVPVRKSA, encoded by the coding sequence ATGGTCAGTCCTCAACCAGTTGCCTTTGTTCCCCACGATGCTGCCCCCGCGCCGACCATGGCGCCGCGCCACCAGGCGCCGCTGGGGCAGTTGCTGCTGGAAGACGGCGCCGTCGATCCCGGCAACCTGCTGAAGGCCAGCGTGATGCGCGGGCGGCAGGACAGCCGCCTGGGCCAGATCCTTCTGTCGCAAGGCTGGGTCACGCCCGAGGCGCTGCTGCGCGCGCTGTGCCGCCAGTGGCGGACCTCGGCGCTCGATCCCGCCCGGACGCCGGGCGATCCGCGCCTGATCGACGCCCTGGGCGCGGAATTCTGCCTGGCCAACGCCATCCTGCCCTGGCGCCGCATCGGCGGCGTCACCTGGATCGCCACCGCCCGCCCCGAGCTTTTCGCGGACCTGATCCCCGGCCTGCCCGACAGCTTCGGCAAGGTGCGGATGCTTTTGTGTTCCGAAGACCAGGTGCAGGCCGCCGTCCTGGCATCGCGCCGCATCGCCATGATCCGCAAGGCCGAGATGCGCGTGCCTGCCGCCGAATCCTGCCGGTCCCGGAACGAGGCGCGGACCGGCCGCATCGCCTTGGGCGTCATGGCGGGGCTGGCGCTTGGGCTGTGGCTGGTGCCGGTGGCGGTGCTGTCGGCGCTGACCCTGTGGGCCACGCTGTCGCTGATCGCGCAAAGCGGTCTGAAGCTGGCGGCCCTTGTCGCCAGCCGCCGCATCCAGGCCGAGGAACGCGCCCAGTCCGAAGACCTCGCCCAGGGCCGCGCCGCGCGGGCCGAAATGACCGGCCCGCTGCCCGTGATCTCGGTCATGGTGCCGCTGTTTCGCGAAAGCGATGTCGCGGGCAAGCTGGTGGTGCGGCTGTCGCGCCTGGACTATCCGCGAGAGCTGATGGACATCCTGCTGGTGATCGAGGCCAGCGACCAGGTGACCCGCAACGCCCTGCAAGGCGCGCGCCTGCCCGGCTGGATCCGCGTGGTCGAGGTGCCGAACGGCCCCGTCCAGACCAAGCCCCGCGCGCTGAACTATGCCCTGAACTTCTGCCGGGGCGCGATCATCGGCGTCTGGGACGCCGAGGACCGGCCCGATCCCGACCAGCTGCATACCGTCGCGCGCCGCTTCCATTTCGCCGCCACCGACGTGGCCTGCCTGCAAGGCGCGCTGGATTACTACAACCCGCGCACCAACTGGCTGGCGCGCTGCTTCACCATCGAATACGCGGCCTGGTTCCGGGTGATCCTGCCGGGCGTGGCGCGGCTGGGCCTGGTCGTGCCGCTGGGCGGGACGACGCTGTTCTTCCGCCGCGACGCATTGGAGCAGGTCGGCGCCTGGGACGCCTGGAACGTGACCGAGGATGCTGACCTGGGCGTGCGCCTGGCCCGGCGCGGCTGGCGGACCGAGATCATCGACACCACCACCGACGAAGAGGCGAATTGCCGCGCCCTGCCCTGGATCAAGCAGCGGTCCCGCTGGTTGAAAGGCTACGCGATGACCTGGGGCGTCCACATGCGCAACCCGCGCCTGCTGTGGCGCGAACTTGGCGCCTGGCGCTTCATCGGCTTCCAGATCCAGTTCCTGGGCAGCCTGTCGCAATACCTGCTGGCCCCGATCCTGTGGAGCTTCTGGCTGCTGAGCCTGGGCCTGCCCCATCCGCTGCGCGAGCCGCTGGCGGGGGTCTGGGGCGGCTATGCGATTCCGGCGCTGTTCGGGACGTTCGTCGCCTCCGAACTGCTGTCGATCGGGGTCGGCATGTGGGCCGTGCGCGCCGACAAGCATCGCCACCTGATCTATTGGGTGCCCAGCCTGCACCTGTATTTCCCGCTGGGCTGCCTGGCCGGGTGGAAGGCCATCTACGAGGTCGTCGTGAAGCCCTTCTACTGGGACAAGACCGCGCATGGCATCTATGACGCGGCCGATGCGGCGGTGACCCTGCCCGAGGGGACCGTTTCGATCCCCCTGCTGGGACAGATCGGCGATCCCGCCTCCGCCGTCCGGCGCGCAGCGCCCGCGCCCCTTGTGGACATCGCCGCGCCGCCTGCCGTGCCGGTCCGCAAAAGCGCCTGA
- a CDS encoding DUF3008 family protein: MPAKSKAQQKAAGAALSAKRGETKVKDLKGPSKDMYDSMSESQLEDFAETKRKGKPEHVAKKD; the protein is encoded by the coding sequence ATGCCCGCCAAATCGAAAGCCCAGCAGAAAGCCGCAGGCGCGGCCCTGTCCGCCAAGCGCGGCGAGACCAAGGTCAAGGATCTGAAAGGCCCGTCCAAGGACATGTATGACAGCATGTCCGAAAGCCAGCTTGAGGATTTCGCCGAAACCAAGCGGAAGGGCAAGCCCGAGCACGTGGCGAAGAAGGACTGA
- a CDS encoding DUF2244 domain-containing protein: MSYRLRLWPYRSLPRKGFVWFIGLTAGFMALPVVAMLGTAVLWGLLPFVLLVIGGVWYAIQRSYAQADMAEELVLDRTSVRVSRRDPGGALREWTTNSYWLRPALRKGPVESYLTLTDGQREIELGAFLTPQERRSLYDDLMRRLASLR; encoded by the coding sequence TTGTCATATCGGCTGCGGCTGTGGCCCTATCGGTCGCTGCCGCGCAAGGGGTTTGTCTGGTTCATCGGCCTGACGGCGGGCTTCATGGCGCTGCCGGTGGTGGCGATGCTGGGCACCGCCGTCCTGTGGGGTCTGCTGCCCTTCGTGCTGCTGGTGATCGGCGGCGTCTGGTATGCGATCCAGCGCAGCTATGCCCAGGCCGACATGGCCGAGGAGCTGGTCCTGGACCGCACATCCGTCCGGGTGTCGCGCCGCGATCCCGGCGGTGCGTTGCGGGAATGGACGACCAACAGCTATTGGCTGCGGCCCGCCCTGCGCAAAGGTCCGGTCGAATCCTACCTGACCCTGACCGACGGCCAGAGGGAAATCGAACTGGGTGCCTTCCTCACGCCCCAGGAACGCCGCAGCCTCTATGACGACCTGATGCGGCGGCTGGCCAGCCTGCGCTGA
- the ilvN gene encoding acetolactate synthase small subunit translates to MNALNIQKGASSHSAYDLRDPNSQVEESHTLAVLVENEPGVLARVIGLFSGRGYNIDSLTVAEVDHTGHRSRITLVTRGTPAVIAQVKAQLGRIVPVHEVHDLTVEGPAVERELGLFKVRGQGEKRVESLRIAEIFRANVVDSTLESFVFELVGTPGKLDAFADLMRPLGLTDLARTGVAALSRGV, encoded by the coding sequence ATGAACGCTTTGAACATCCAGAAGGGCGCGTCCAGCCATTCGGCCTATGACCTGCGCGATCCGAATTCCCAGGTCGAGGAAAGCCACACCCTGGCCGTGCTGGTCGAAAACGAACCGGGCGTCCTGGCGCGCGTGATCGGGCTGTTTTCCGGGCGCGGCTACAACATCGACAGCCTGACCGTGGCCGAGGTGGATCACACCGGCCACCGGTCGCGCATCACCCTGGTCACACGCGGAACCCCCGCCGTGATCGCCCAGGTCAAGGCGCAACTGGGCCGGATCGTCCCGGTCCACGAGGTCCACGACCTGACCGTGGAAGGCCCGGCCGTCGAACGGGAACTGGGGCTGTTCAAGGTGCGGGGACAAGGGGAAAAGCGGGTCGAATCGCTGCGGATCGCGGAAATCTTCCGCGCCAATGTGGTCGATTCGACGCTGGAAAGCTTTGTCTTCGAACTGGTCGGCACGCCCGGCAAGCTGGATGCCTTCGCCGACCTGATGCGGCCGCTGGGGCTGACCGATCTGGCCCGGACCGGCGTCGCGGCCCTGTCGCGCGGCGTCTAG
- a CDS encoding arginyltransferase, translating into MRHTLPHAPQFYVTAPQPCPYLHGRAERKLFTALHGDNAAELNNALSRQGFRRSQNVLYRPSCESCVACMSARIRVADFQPSRTQRRLMRRNAGLRRLATSAWATEEQFDLFRRYLDSRHADGGMADMDIFEFAAMIEETPVKTRVIEYRCSGDNPERLAPGDDFLAAVCLTDVLDDGLSLVYSFYHPILQPASLGTYLILDHIEIARAAKLPYIYLGYWVPGSRKMDYKARFSALEIYKGGVWQNIGDPQDHSNEAHPLSVDPIVEQVARIALPQFDR; encoded by the coding sequence ATGCGTCATACCCTGCCCCATGCGCCGCAATTTTATGTGACGGCTCCGCAGCCCTGCCCCTATCTGCATGGCCGCGCCGAACGCAAGCTGTTCACCGCGCTGCATGGCGACAATGCGGCGGAACTGAACAACGCCCTGTCGCGCCAGGGTTTCCGGCGGTCGCAGAACGTCCTCTATCGGCCCAGTTGCGAAAGCTGCGTGGCCTGCATGTCGGCGCGGATCCGGGTGGCGGATTTCCAGCCCTCGCGCACGCAGCGGCGGCTGATGCGGCGCAATGCGGGCCTGCGGCGCCTGGCCACAAGCGCCTGGGCGACCGAGGAACAGTTCGACCTGTTCCGCCGCTATCTGGACAGCCGCCATGCGGACGGCGGGATGGCCGACATGGATATCTTCGAATTCGCCGCCATGATCGAGGAGACGCCGGTCAAGACCCGCGTGATCGAATACCGGTGCAGCGGGGACAATCCCGAACGGCTGGCGCCCGGCGACGATTTCCTGGCCGCCGTCTGCCTGACCGACGTGCTGGATGACGGGCTGAGCCTCGTCTACAGCTTCTACCATCCGATCCTGCAACCGGCCAGCCTGGGCACATACCTGATCCTCGACCATATCGAGATCGCGCGGGCGGCCAAGCTGCCCTATATCTATCTGGGCTATTGGGTGCCGGGCAGCCGCAAGATGGATTACAAGGCGCGCTTTTCCGCGCTGGAGATCTACAAGGGCGGGGTCTGGCAGAATATCGGCGACCCCCAGGATCATTCGAACGAGGCCCATCCCCTGTCCGTCGATCCCATCGTCGAACAGGTCGCGCGCATCGCCCTGCCGCAATTCGATCGCTGA